Sequence from the Pedobacter sp. D749 genome:
TTTTTACGAAAGTGTTTTCAACTTTAAAATGATTCCCGAACCTTTTAAAGATAACCGACATACCTGGTTTACCTTAGGGCCAGCCGGACAGTTGCACTTAATCCAGGGGGCAAAAGGAAATGAAACTTTTGATAAAAACGGACACTTGTGTTTCAGTGTTCCGTCAGTTGATGAATTTGTAAAAAAGCTGAATGCCAAAAATATCAGTTTCGAGGACTGGCCAGGAAAGAAAGATGGAATTACCATTCGTGTTGACGGCGTAAAACAAATTTATTTTAAGGATCCGGACGGACATTGGCTTGAAGTAAACGACGCCAGGTAAATTCTTTGCTACGTCAGACCTTTGTTTTGCTACATCATTTATATTTATTCCATATCCTGCAAGACTATGAAATTTAAATATTTTTATGCACTTTTTTTGATCGTTGGTTTTATCACGCCATCAAAAGCACAAAACGAAAAAGCTGAGGCTGATTTTAAATCCGTAATGGAAAAATATCAAGCTGTTGGCGCTTCCGTAGCGGTAGTCAAAAATGGCCAGATTATTTACACCCACTCGTTTGGTTTAAAAGATTTGGATAAAAAAATACCTTTAACCGATCAGGATATTTTCAGGATTGCTTCGATATCCAAGTCTTTTTCAGCAACATCTATTATGCAGTTGTTAGAAGCAGGTAAAATTTCTCTCAATGATGATCTTGGAGATCTGGTTGGTTTTAAAATCAGAAATCCAAAATTTCCAGATCAGAAAATTACTTTAAAGATGGCGTTGTCACATACGTCCAGTTTAAACGATTCGCAGGGATATTTAAATTTCGATGTGATCAATCCTGATAAAAATTCAGATTGGGCCAAATGTTATAATGATTATTCCCCGGGAAGCAAATTTGATTATTGTAATCTTAACTTTAACCTGATTGGTGCAATCATTGAGAAGAAATCGGGAGAACGCTTTGATTATTATGTGAAAAATCACATTATAAAGCCATTAGGACTTTACGCTGGTTATTATATAGATTCTTTGGACAGCACACGTTTTGTAAATTTGTACGAGTATCATCCAGATACCAAAACTTATACGCCATCTCCAGGTGCTTACGCGCCCAGACGGGCAGAAATTGCCAGTTATGTGATGGGTTATACCACACCGATTTTTTCACCAACAGGAGGAATGAAAATTTCGGCTACAGATTTAGCTAAATACATGATGATGCACATGAATTATGGCACATCAAATGGTGTTAAAATAATAACCAAAAAAAGTGCTAAAATGATGCAAACTGCCTTAACTGATGATGAAGGATACGGCCTGGCCATCAGAACTGCCGATCAGCTCATACCCGGCATTAAGTTAAAAGGACATACTGGCTCTGCTTATGGTTTATATAGCACCATGTTTTTTAATCCCAAAGAAAAGTTTGGATTTGTTATTATTACCAACGGAATAAATGCAACCTATACAGATGGTTTTCCCGATTTCAGTCGCGCTGCTATTAACAGTTTGTACCAATCTTTTTTCAAATAGCTTAAAGCAGGTTAGCTAAACCGTTCTTATTAAAGAAAGCGGTTAAAGTTCTAATGCCTGCCTTTGGATGGTTTACATTATTTCCTTTCACTTTTTGGTCGAAAATGCTTTTAACTGGCGGTAAATCAATTAAATGCGAGGAGTCGGTAATGGCTTGCTCTACCGTTACCGGATTTTTGCTTTCATTTCTATAATCCATATCACCGTTATTGATTCACAAATCGTTGGTAAGTACTTCCTGATTTAATTTTTTCCATCGTGAAGTATTCTTTCAGTTTGGAGAATTCCATGCTGTGAAGCGCTTTTACAGCTGATTTAAGTGTTTCAGTGCTTATGCCTAATCTGGCAGCCCAATAATTGCGGTCTTGTTCGTCTGCAATCTCGATAAATTCTTTTCTGGCATTCATCGAATTAAGTTGATTTTCCATTTTTATAATTTTGGTTAGTGTAATATAAAAACAGCATATTTTCCTTTTGGTTTTCTACTTTTGTCAGTAAATTCTCAAAAATTAATAATAAGCCCAGGTTTTCATTAAGACCTTCAATTAATCCCGTGAAAAATTGTTTCACAGCAATTTTTAATGCCCAAAACCGATGGTTTTTAACGTTTTGACTGTGATCGCTAAAAAGAGTAACGTTTTCTTTACAAAACACTAGGTTTTGTCAGTTTACATTTTTACTATTGTATTGTAATATAATTTTTACAATGCTGAGCCGTTTTTTTACCAATACTCAAAGTCTGTTTTCAAGTCGAAAATTTTATCAGGATAACAGGTTTGTATTATTTCTTTGGGTACTGATTACCCTGATTTTTGTAATAGATTCGTGGGCAACACATCGCTACAATAATTACCTGATTTTCGAGAATACGTTTAGAAACTTACTCCATGAGCGTTCGCTCTATGCAACTTATCCGGCTTATCATGATGATGCAAATCATTATGGCCCTATTTTTAGCCTGTTAATTGCACCATTTGCAATCTTTCATAATTGGATAGGGTTATTGTTATGGAACTTGTTTAACTGTTTCCTGCTTTTTAAGGCCATACAAACTTTGCCATTAACAGAAGATCAAAAAATAATTATAGGATATATTGCCATACCTTGTTTAATAGAATCTATGCTTAACCAGCAGTTTAATGCAGGTGCAGGTGCACTGATGGTATTGAGTTACACGCAGGTGAATAAAAACAAAGGGATCTGGTCTGCGCTTTGCATTGTACTCGGTACTTTTATTAAACTTTACGGTATTGTTGGCTTGGTTTTTTTCTTTTTTGCTAAAAAAAAGCCGGCTTTTATCTTTTGGTTAATCTTGTGGTCGATGGTAATATTCTTATTGCCGATGCTTTTAGCCTCTCCTGATTATGTAGTGCATTGTTATGTAGATTGGAAAAACTCCCTGGTGGGTAAAAATATGACCAATGTTTTGGGCGGAGGGATCGATATTTCTATTATGGGTTTCTTTAGAGCGCTTTTTGATGCGAAGAAAATACCGAATTTTTTATTCCTCAGCCTTGGAGCCATATTGTTTGTTTTGCCCTTGATAAACATATCGCGTTTCAAAAAAGATAAATTCCAATTGATGATCCTGTCATCGGTAATGATTTTTCCAATATTATTCAGCACAGGAGCTGAAGATTGTACATTCATTATCTCCATTATTGGGGTGGGCGTATGGTATGTGAAAGAAAGCAACGCGGCTATGAAAAAGGTATTATTGCCCGTTTTACTTTTAATTACATGCAATTTCCCACTATTGTTATTCCCGGTCTTTGCCAAATCACACCCGCTGTCTTTAGCTGTCATCAGCCTGCCTTATTTTTTGGTATGGTTAAAGGTTATTTATAATGCTATCAATAATAGGTTCACTTATGCGGAAGAAACAGAGCCGGAAATGGTTATTGCGCTAACAGATTAAGTTTAAAATTTATTTTCTTAAAGGTTTTAATGCCCGTTTGCAAAAACTGGTGTTAAAACCTTTTTCGTTATAGGACTGTTTTATACCTGTCTAATCAGAATATTATGGATGATAAACAAAAAAAAGGTAGCGCTGACCGGTCAAGAATCAACATTAACGAAGCTTATGAGCTGGATTATTGGTCTAACAAGTTTGGCGTGAGCAAAGATAAACTTAAAGCTGCTGTAGAAACAGTCGGAACCTCTGCCGATGCAGTTGAAGATTATTTGAAAAAGTAAAATATTGATTATGAGTTTGAAAAAGTACGTTTCCAAACGAGATTTCTCAAAAACTACAGAACCAAAATCGGGTAAAAGTAGCGATCGGAATAAATTACATTTTGTAATTCAAAAACATGATGCATCCAGGTTGCACTACGATTTCAGACTCGAAATGGAAGGCGTTCTAAAAAGTTGGGCTGTTCCCAAAGGGCCATCAACCGATCCGAAAACCAAACGCCTGGCCATGATGGTAGAAGATCATCCGTACGATTACAAAGATTTTGAAGGCATTATCCCGCAGGGCGAATACGGTGGAGGAACCGTGATTGTGTGGGATGAAGGTACCTATGAACCGATTGAGGCTATTAAAGGTAAAAAAGCACAGGAAAAACATCTTTTAAAACAATTAAATGAAGGTTCGTTGAAAATTAAATTGAACGGAGAAAAACTTCATGGTGAATTTGCCCTGGTTAAAACGCATGGTATGGGCGAAAATGGCTGGTTGCTCATTAAACATAAAGATGATTATGCTTCTACAAAAGATATAACCAAAGAAGATAAATCCGTGCTTTCCGGAAAAACAATCGAAAAGATGGAAAAAACATCCGATAAGGTTTGGAAAGCAGGAAAAGAGCAGAAAATAAAACCCGAAAATAAAAATCCCGGGCCAAAGGTTAAAAAAGAAACAAAACCAGTAGGCGATGATAAAAGCATTGATGTAAAAGCCATTCTGAAAAAAGCGCCAAAATCGGCCATGCCTAAAAACATAAAACCCATGTTGGCCACATTGGTTGATGAGCCATTTGATGATCCAAACTGGCAATATGAAGTGAAATGGGATGGATACCGCGCCCTAGCATTTGTCAATAAAGGAAAAGTAGAACTCTTTTCGAGGAATAATAAATCATTTAACGAAAAGTTTTATCCCATTTATGACCTGCTTAACGAATGGAAAATCAATGCCGTTTTGGATGGGGAAATCTTAGTGTTAAACGACAAAGGCATATCCAATTTCGGTTCATTGCAAAACTGGCGAAGTGAAGCTGATGGCGAACTCGTTTTTTATGTATTCGATATTCTATGGTATGAGGGCAAAAACCTGATGGAACTCCCGCTTGATGAGCGTCAGGCTATTTTAAATGATGTACTGCCAACCGATGATGACCGCGTGCGTTTAGGGAAAGTTTTTAAAGCAAGTGGTGTCGATTTTTTTGATGCCGCTCAAAGGATGGGTTTGGAAGGCATCATCGCCAAAAAAACGGATAGCACTTATGGTCCTGACCGAAGATCGAAAGAGTGGTTGAAAATTAAAGTGCACAAACGCCAGGAGGTTGTTATAGCCGGTTTTACCAAAAATGCCGATACCTCCAAATCTTTCAGTTCACTTTTACTGGGCGTATATGAAAAAGGAAAATTGCAATATGTAGGTAAAGTAGGTACCGGCTTTTCGGATAAACTGCAAAAAACAATGATGGAGCAGTTTAAGCCGATAATAGTAGATAAAAGCCCTTTCGAAAGTATTCCCGATGTAAATAAACCCTCACGTTTCAGGCCAAATCCACCAAAGGCAAAAGCCACCTGGTTAAAGCCGGAATTGGTATGTGAGGTCGCTTTTACCGAAGTAACAGATGATGGTGTTTTTCGACATCCGTCTTTTCAGGGCATGCGAGTAGATAAAAAAGCCACGGAAGTGGTAAGAGAAGTGGAAATGCCGGTAGAAAAAATTATTGATGAAACTAAAGAGCGAAGCCCACATGAACAGGCAATAAAAGCACCGGAAGGTAAAAAACCAAAAACTTTGTTGAATCCGAAAGATGAAACGCAGGTGAGAAAAATAAAAGGCCACGAACTTAAATTTACCAACCTGAGTAAAATATATTGGCCTGAAGATAAAGTAACTAAAAGAGACATGTTTAACTACTATTATCAGGTTGCTGAATACATTTTACCTTACCTGAAAGACCGGCCACAATCGCTAAATCGCTTTCCTGGCGGAATACATGGCCCTAGTTTTTACCAGAAAGATGTAAAAGGAAAAGCGCCGGATTGGGTTGAAACTTTTCCTTATGAAACCAGCGAAGGCGAAAAAAAAGAATACCTGGTTGGAACAGACGAAGCGTCCTTGCTTTGGATGGCCAGTCTAGGTTGTATAGAGATGAATCCCTGGTTTAGCCGGGTAAAAAGTCCTGATCATCCCGATTATTGCGTAATTGATTTAGATCCGGATAAACAAACTTTTGACCAGGTGGTTGAGGCAGCGCTGGAAACTAAAAAAGTATTAGATGCTATAGATGTTCCCAGTTACTGTAAAACCTCAGGCTCTACCGGTATGCACATTTACATTCCTTTAAATGCGAAATACGATTATGATCAGAGTCAGATGTTCGCTAAAATCATTGTAAGTCTGGTACATAAACAGATCCCTGATTATACGTCATTAGAACGGATGGTAGCTGCACGAAAAGGGAAAATGTACCTCGATTTTTTGCAGAACAGGCCAGGGGCAACCATCGCCGGACCTTATTCTTTACGGCCAAAAGTGGGAGCAACGGTTTCCATGCCTTTGCATTGGGATGAAGTAAAACCTGGCTTGAAGATGAAAGACTTCAATATTTTTAATGCTATAGATCGTTTAAAAGTTGAAGGAGACCTGTTTAAAGGAGTTTTAGGCAAAGGTATAGACTTAAAAAAAGCCATAAATAAGGCCAAGAGTGTTTTTGGATAAAGATGAATGATCTTTTCTCGCTTTCATTATATTTGAAAAAAATTAAAATAATGATCGCACACCACGTTTTATTCTGGCTTAAAGCCGATACCACCGAAGAGCAAAAAACTGCTTTCCGCAATAGCTTACAAACATTAGAAAACATTGAAGTTGTTAAAACTTTTCATCTAGGCATACCAGCTCCGATTGAGCGTGCCGTTGTAGATACTACTTATACCTTTAGCTTGCTTTTATTATTTGAAGATTTGGCTGCGCATGATGTTTACCAGGTTCATCCATTGCATAAAGCTTTCTTAGATGAATTCAAAGTTTACTTTGAAAAGGTTGTTATTTACGACGCAGCATAAGATTTAATGCCTTCGATAATCCGGAGGCATTTTTTTATAGTTTGATTTCTGAATAACACATTGTTATACAGAATAGCCATCACCTTGATTCGAGGGCTATCGGATAGAAATGTAATGAAAGATACAGAAAATGCCTTAATTGTATGCTGTGCTTTACTCAGCGTGCCTGGTGGCTCAATTTCATTAAGGTAATCTCATTGGCATAGGTGGAAATAATTTAACCACAGATAAAAAGGATGCACACAGATGTAAAGATCCGTGTTTATCTGTGTACATCTGTGGTTAAAACCTTTAACTTAATGTTTTTTAAGAAATGTTCAACTGGTTTATGAACTGTTATATTACTGATTAACAATACAATTTTATATTTTTTGATACTTATTTATAAGTAATTAATAAAGCCGAAAAACCAAAATGTTTTTGATTGCGTAAATATTTTAAACCGCGATCATTATGGAAAAAACAGCTACATTTATTAAAAGAGCCTCAATTAATATAAACCAATTGGATAGCATTAAAATTGGTGATTTTTTATCTGATGAATATGGAAAATCTGGCAAAGTATGTGAAATCGAAAAAATAAACCGTTCTGGTGAGTTTCACTATTACTTCAAATTATCTAAATCGGGTACAATCTTAATTATTCTATAATTCTTTATTAGTTCAACGCATTAGTGTTTCTTTCTGTTATGAATGATATTTTATAACCGTTGGCTTTGCTGTGCCCGTCAATGATGGAGTTTTTACGAAAAAACTGCCATCAATCGTTTACTGTTAAACAAAAAAGCTCTAGATCTATCAACCTGAAGCTTTTCTTTGAAATATTTTTTATTAAAATTTATAAGATAATGTAGTCATGAACTGACGTGGAGGAATTGGATTAACACTGTAGTTCTCATGTACAAAGTAATTTAATTCATTCGTAATATTCGAAATTTTAGCCAATAATGAAAGCTTTTTCCAGCTATAACCAGCAGATAAATCGAATGTGGTAAACGCACTTAAAGGAATTAACCTGCTATAAGTTTGCGCCTTAGTGTCATTGTAACCTCCATTACGCGAACCTGTATAATAAGCAGATGCCCCAAGCTTTAAGCCTTTAACAGTTCCTTCCTGGAAAGTATAAAATAAAGTTCCGTTTGCAGTGTTCTTGGTAGAACCTACCAATCTTTGCCCTTCTATCACACCACCAAGTGTTATCGTTCTGGTTGCTGCCGGGTTCTGGGCAGTAGGAGCAGGCACAGTATATACTGTTTTATCACGGGTTTCGGTGTAACGGATGAAATTGTAACTATAACCTGCAATAAAATTCAGGCCTGTTACAATTGTTCCTGTAATGTCAAGTTCTAAACCATCACTTAATGATTTCCCATTAAGTTCTTTAATATTTGCATCACCATTTGGAGCACCTTGAGCGTTTAACAGTGCTTGCTGTGCAAATTTATCGTTGGCAATTCTATACCATGTTAAGTTAACTGATAATCTGCCCTTAAATAAATCGTTTTTAACACCAGCTTCATACTGTTGCAATGTAGATGGATCCAGTGGTGCTAAATTGATGTCCGTTCCGGTATTTTGAACAAAATTGCTCGAATAGCTTGCATAAACTGAAGTGGTTTTTAATGGCTGATAGATTAAACCAAATTTAGGCGTAAAAGCACTTTCAACTTTCGATTTATCCAAACTGTTTACACTCAAAGTCTGTACTCCTGTTGCCAAATTGGTACTCACCGTTCTTGGAGTTTTCTGGAAAGTATAACGCACCCCTGCAAGCACTTTAAATTTGTCTGTAACAGTAATCAAATCCTGAACAAAAGTACCCATACGATATAACGGTGCAAAAGTTTCCGAAACAACATTTACGTTTGGCTCAATACCTGAGCCGAAATAAGTTGATGGATCAAGTAAGTTTACATTGCCATAATTAAACGTTGTTAGGTTATTATTGAAGGTAAAACCTCCGCTTGTAGTGCGCGATTGATCAGCATCTGCACCCACCAATAAAGTGTGGCTGATGCTTCCAGTTTTGAAATAACCGTTTAAATTAATCTGCTCATTATAGGTAAACTCTTTTGTTTTGGAACGGGTAACATTACGCGCTGCAAAACCATAAGGAAGCGGATTGGCTGCTTTTGTATCAGCAAAAGGACGTTCTGCACTGAAATAATTACGGTTGTAAGATTGCAGGTTGGCCAATATATTCAACTTCCAGTTATCATTGAATTTATGGTTGATGTTTAGTTGTGAAGTAACCGTGTTGGTTTTGTTATAAGCCCAGGGTGCATTTACAAAAGCCTTACGGCCTATATCTGCAATCTGGTTTTCAACCGTGCCTACACCAAAATCTGGTGTCATATTGCTTTTTAAGTAATCACCTTGCAATAAAATATCTGTTTTCTCATTAATTTTATAAAGCAGGGATGGATTGATGTAAACTCTGTTAGAATTTACGCTGTTCCTAAAACTGGCCGCATCTTCATAAGTACCGATTAATCGGAAAGCTAAATTTTTGGTAATAGGCCCATAAATATCACCTGTTGGTTTGTATAAGCCATAACTGCCTGCACGCATGGAAACTTCACCACCATATTCGAATTTAGGTTTTTTGGTTACCATATTCACTACAGCACCACCACTTACGCCACCGTAAAGTAAGGCTGCACTTCCTTTTAAAACTTCAACCGATTCTAAAGTGCTGGTTTCTGGCATACCGCCACTGGTAGCACGCGATCCATTTTTAAAAACATTGTTGGCGCCTAAGCTATAACCACGGGCAAAAAAAGTTTCACCACTCACCGATCCGCGGTTCTCTCCAAAAGCAACACCGTTTACATTTTTCAATACATCACTTAAACGATTAGCTTGTATGTCGGTAATTACTTGATTTCCAATAATCTGTACCGCCTGAGGAAGATCCATTGGCGCGATAGCAATTTTACCTAAGTTAACTGGCTTTCTATTTGGCGTTTTATATCCGTTAATAGCTACTTCATCCAATTGTGAAGAAGATTCTGCGAGGGCGAAATCTGCATTTGCAGTTTGACCGGCAATAACGGTAACCGATTTTTCCTGAGCAGAAACACCAATAGCAGACGTTTTAATCGTATAAGTGCCGGGTGTTATATTTTTGAAGGTGAAATTACCTTTTTCATCAGTTTGTGTAGTTTTGCCTGTGTTTTTTAATCCAACATTCACATAAGCAGCCGGATTGCCATCGCTTGTTTTTATCGATCCAGAAACAGAGCCATTTTTGTTTTGTGCCATTGTATTCCCTGCTAAAAACAGAAAAAGCACTATAAAATTTAAAAGAAGAGTAAATTTTTTATTCATTTTATTTAGATTAATTCTTAGTGGCCGCAAAGGAACCGTTTTTGAAGCGGATTAGCAAATTATTTTTATTTGTTCTAAATAAGGTTAGTTTTTAGTCGGGGGTTTAGAAAAACTTAAGCTTTTGTTATGCGTATATTAGGTGTATTAATTCGAATTATGCCAGATAGCGAAGATCATTTCTATTCCAATTTGCCCATTCATAAAATGCCATTACATCAGTTATTGATTAAAGATCAATTATTTGAAAATGTAATTGCAAGCTGGTGCGTAATTATTACCGATATCAAGCGTTCAACAGCTGCTGTAAATTCGGGGCTGCACGAGAATGTTAACCTTATTGCTACGGGAAGTATTGTTGCCGTGCTCAATATTGCGTTTAAAGCTAATATTTCGGTTCCATTCTTTTTTGGTGGCGATGGGGCCACTTTTATTGTTCCGCCAGGTATTGTAGATGATGTGATGAAATCACTGTTAAAATACAAAGAGAACACTTTACTGAATTTTAACCTCGATTTAAGGGCTGGGATTATACCCGTTGCAGAAATTTATAAAAAAGGTCATACCCTTAAGATTTGTAGATTTAGCAGCGCTGAAACATTTTCTATACCCATTGTTTTGGGCGATGGCCTGGCTTATGCCGAACAAATTATAAAGGGAGAAAATTACCTGCTGGCTGATCATCATACCTTAAGCGATGAAATTGATTTAAGTGGGATGCAATGTCGCTGGGATAAGATTGAACCACCTGAAAACAGTGAGGAGGTGGTTACATTAGTCGTGATCGCATCAGAAATAGCGCAACAGGCAGCCGTGTTCAGCAAAGTAATCCTTCACCTTGATCAAATTTATGGAAGTCCGGAAAAGCGTCAGCCCATTTCTGTTCCTAAATTAATTTTCAGAACAAGCTTTAATAGTTTGGGTAAGGAGATGAAGCACCGCCTGGGAAAGATTAAATTCCTTGAACTCATCAAATCATGGTTCATCAACGTTTACGGATATATTTATTTCCGGACAGACAGTGGTAAAAAATACCTGAAGCAACTTGTCGAAATGTCGGATACACTCGTGGTAGATGGCAGGATAAATACGGTAATTACCGGTACGGCAAAGCAACGTTTGGCTTTAGAGCAAGCCCTTAACCAGCTTGAAAAAAACAATGAAATTTTGTATGCTTTTTATGTAAGTGGCGAATCGGTGATGTCTTGTTATGTAAGGGACCTGGAAGATGACCATATTCATTTTGTTGATGGAGCAGATGGAGGATATACCCAGGCCGCAGGAATCCTTAAACAGAAAATACGCGATAAATTTAACGTTTTGCGATAAAAGTCAACAATTTAACAGACTAACCAAACATTTGTGAAGGCTGACTTGTATGATACTTAGTTCAATTTGATTCATCAAAATATCAGCATAGTCTACCCATATATGAAAAGTTATTCAAAGGTTTTAAGTAATGATCAACTTTTAGAGGTTCTTTTCTTATCAAAAGATGCAACAGCTATATACACTTCAGAACAAATCGTAATTGAAATGGCTAACGAC
This genomic interval carries:
- a CDS encoding VOC family protein, which translates into the protein MKKVFLTTIILFSILFQKAMAQNKPENTPAILNHIAVYVADLNKATTFYESVFNFKMIPEPFKDNRHTWFTLGPAGQLHLIQGAKGNETFDKNGHLCFSVPSVDEFVKKLNAKNISFEDWPGKKDGITIRVDGVKQIYFKDPDGHWLEVNDAR
- a CDS encoding serine hydrolase encodes the protein MKFKYFYALFLIVGFITPSKAQNEKAEADFKSVMEKYQAVGASVAVVKNGQIIYTHSFGLKDLDKKIPLTDQDIFRIASISKSFSATSIMQLLEAGKISLNDDLGDLVGFKIRNPKFPDQKITLKMALSHTSSLNDSQGYLNFDVINPDKNSDWAKCYNDYSPGSKFDYCNLNFNLIGAIIEKKSGERFDYYVKNHIIKPLGLYAGYYIDSLDSTRFVNLYEYHPDTKTYTPSPGAYAPRRAEIASYVMGYTTPIFSPTGGMKISATDLAKYMMMHMNYGTSNGVKIITKKSAKMMQTALTDDEGYGLAIRTADQLIPGIKLKGHTGSAYGLYSTMFFNPKEKFGFVIITNGINATYTDGFPDFSRAAINSLYQSFFK
- a CDS encoding DUF3606 domain-containing protein gives rise to the protein MENQLNSMNARKEFIEIADEQDRNYWAARLGISTETLKSAVKALHSMEFSKLKEYFTMEKIKSGSTYQRFVNQ
- a CDS encoding glycosyltransferase family 87 protein, with protein sequence MLSRFFTNTQSLFSSRKFYQDNRFVLFLWVLITLIFVIDSWATHRYNNYLIFENTFRNLLHERSLYATYPAYHDDANHYGPIFSLLIAPFAIFHNWIGLLLWNLFNCFLLFKAIQTLPLTEDQKIIIGYIAIPCLIESMLNQQFNAGAGALMVLSYTQVNKNKGIWSALCIVLGTFIKLYGIVGLVFFFFAKKKPAFIFWLILWSMVIFLLPMLLASPDYVVHCYVDWKNSLVGKNMTNVLGGGIDISIMGFFRALFDAKKIPNFLFLSLGAILFVLPLINISRFKKDKFQLMILSSVMIFPILFSTGAEDCTFIISIIGVGVWYVKESNAAMKKVLLPVLLLITCNFPLLLFPVFAKSHPLSLAVISLPYFLVWLKVIYNAINNRFTYAEETEPEMVIALTD
- a CDS encoding DUF3606 domain-containing protein, with protein sequence MDDKQKKGSADRSRININEAYELDYWSNKFGVSKDKLKAAVETVGTSADAVEDYLKK
- the ligD gene encoding DNA ligase D, which codes for MSLKKYVSKRDFSKTTEPKSGKSSDRNKLHFVIQKHDASRLHYDFRLEMEGVLKSWAVPKGPSTDPKTKRLAMMVEDHPYDYKDFEGIIPQGEYGGGTVIVWDEGTYEPIEAIKGKKAQEKHLLKQLNEGSLKIKLNGEKLHGEFALVKTHGMGENGWLLIKHKDDYASTKDITKEDKSVLSGKTIEKMEKTSDKVWKAGKEQKIKPENKNPGPKVKKETKPVGDDKSIDVKAILKKAPKSAMPKNIKPMLATLVDEPFDDPNWQYEVKWDGYRALAFVNKGKVELFSRNNKSFNEKFYPIYDLLNEWKINAVLDGEILVLNDKGISNFGSLQNWRSEADGELVFYVFDILWYEGKNLMELPLDERQAILNDVLPTDDDRVRLGKVFKASGVDFFDAAQRMGLEGIIAKKTDSTYGPDRRSKEWLKIKVHKRQEVVIAGFTKNADTSKSFSSLLLGVYEKGKLQYVGKVGTGFSDKLQKTMMEQFKPIIVDKSPFESIPDVNKPSRFRPNPPKAKATWLKPELVCEVAFTEVTDDGVFRHPSFQGMRVDKKATEVVREVEMPVEKIIDETKERSPHEQAIKAPEGKKPKTLLNPKDETQVRKIKGHELKFTNLSKIYWPEDKVTKRDMFNYYYQVAEYILPYLKDRPQSLNRFPGGIHGPSFYQKDVKGKAPDWVETFPYETSEGEKKEYLVGTDEASLLWMASLGCIEMNPWFSRVKSPDHPDYCVIDLDPDKQTFDQVVEAALETKKVLDAIDVPSYCKTSGSTGMHIYIPLNAKYDYDQSQMFAKIIVSLVHKQIPDYTSLERMVAARKGKMYLDFLQNRPGATIAGPYSLRPKVGATVSMPLHWDEVKPGLKMKDFNIFNAIDRLKVEGDLFKGVLGKGIDLKKAINKAKSVFG
- a CDS encoding Dabb family protein; the protein is MIAHHVLFWLKADTTEEQKTAFRNSLQTLENIEVVKTFHLGIPAPIERAVVDTTYTFSLLLLFEDLAAHDVYQVHPLHKAFLDEFKVYFEKVVIYDAA
- a CDS encoding TonB-dependent receptor, producing the protein MNKKFTLLLNFIVLFLFLAGNTMAQNKNGSVSGSIKTSDGNPAAYVNVGLKNTGKTTQTDEKGNFTFKNITPGTYTIKTSAIGVSAQEKSVTVIAGQTANADFALAESSSQLDEVAINGYKTPNRKPVNLGKIAIAPMDLPQAVQIIGNQVITDIQANRLSDVLKNVNGVAFGENRGSVSGETFFARGYSLGANNVFKNGSRATSGGMPETSTLESVEVLKGSAALLYGGVSGGAVVNMVTKKPKFEYGGEVSMRAGSYGLYKPTGDIYGPITKNLAFRLIGTYEDAASFRNSVNSNRVYINPSLLYKINEKTDILLQGDYLKSNMTPDFGVGTVENQIADIGRKAFVNAPWAYNKTNTVTSQLNINHKFNDNWKLNILANLQSYNRNYFSAERPFADTKAANPLPYGFAARNVTRSKTKEFTYNEQINLNGYFKTGSISHTLLVGADADQSRTTSGGFTFNNNLTTFNYGNVNLLDPSTYFGSGIEPNVNVVSETFAPLYRMGTFVQDLITVTDKFKVLAGVRYTFQKTPRTVSTNLATGVQTLSVNSLDKSKVESAFTPKFGLIYQPLKTTSVYASYSSNFVQNTGTDINLAPLDPSTLQQYEAGVKNDLFKGRLSVNLTWYRIANDKFAQQALLNAQGAPNGDANIKELNGKSLSDGLELDITGTIVTGLNFIAGYSYNFIRYTETRDKTVYTVPAPTAQNPAATRTITLGGVIEGQRLVGSTKNTANGTLFYTFQEGTVKGLKLGASAYYTGSRNGGYNDTKAQTYSRLIPLSAFTTFDLSAGYSWKKLSLLAKISNITNELNYFVHENYSVNPIPPRQFMTTLSYKF
- a CDS encoding DUF3095 domain-containing protein, coding for MPDSEDHFYSNLPIHKMPLHQLLIKDQLFENVIASWCVIITDIKRSTAAVNSGLHENVNLIATGSIVAVLNIAFKANISVPFFFGGDGATFIVPPGIVDDVMKSLLKYKENTLLNFNLDLRAGIIPVAEIYKKGHTLKICRFSSAETFSIPIVLGDGLAYAEQIIKGENYLLADHHTLSDEIDLSGMQCRWDKIEPPENSEEVVTLVVIASEIAQQAAVFSKVILHLDQIYGSPEKRQPISVPKLIFRTSFNSLGKEMKHRLGKIKFLELIKSWFINVYGYIYFRTDSGKKYLKQLVEMSDTLVVDGRINTVITGTAKQRLALEQALNQLEKNNEILYAFYVSGESVMSCYVRDLEDDHIHFVDGADGGYTQAAGILKQKIRDKFNVLR